TGACGGCGGCCTTCTCCCTCTCGTCGAAGTAGTTGGCTCCGAGATCTTTGTAGTCCGTTCCATCTTTGAGCAAGTGGTATATTATGACGAGGATGGTATGCGCCACCGCGACGACCGCCTTCTTCTTCCCGATCCTCCTCGCAAGCCTGTGGTACTGGGCGGAAAGATAGCTGTCCTTTGCGTGCGCGGCAGATTGGGCGGCTTCCACCAACGCCTCCCGAAGCCAGGGGTTCCCCTTTCTGGTCCTGCCGCTTTTGCGCTTCCCC
The Bacillota bacterium genome window above contains:
- a CDS encoding transposase, whose product is GKRKSGRTRKGNPWLREALVEAAQSAAHAKDSYLSAQYHRLARRIGKKKAVVAVAHTILVIIYHLLKDGTDYKDLGANYFDEREKAAVIRRAVRRIESLGYMVFLQPVEAA